A region of Planktomarina temperata RCA23 DNA encodes the following proteins:
- a CDS encoding BtpA/SgcQ family protein: MQRFETVFGTQKPVIAMVHLGALPGTPLHDKELGLVGLVEAARADLAALQSAGVDAIMFGNENDRPYEFSVDTASTATMAYVIGQLRDQITVPFGVNVLWDPRSTIALAAATGAAFCREIFTGTYASDMGYWAPDAGSAMRYRKQLGRDDLFMLYNVSAEFADSLDRRPLPDRARSAVFSSVPDAVLVSGQITGEAARMEDLEAVKVVLPDIPVLANTGVKHDTVAEVMRVANGCIVGSSLKVDGDTWNAVDPDRARDFMDRAKAAR; the protein is encoded by the coding sequence ATGCAGCGTTTTGAGACCGTATTTGGAACACAAAAACCAGTGATTGCGATGGTGCATCTAGGCGCACTTCCAGGGACACCGTTGCACGACAAAGAACTTGGTCTGGTAGGGTTGGTCGAAGCCGCAAGAGCTGACCTCGCTGCACTTCAGTCAGCTGGAGTGGATGCTATCATGTTTGGTAATGAAAATGACCGCCCTTATGAATTTTCTGTCGACACCGCCAGTACTGCCACAATGGCCTATGTGATTGGGCAACTTCGCGATCAGATTACCGTGCCATTTGGCGTAAATGTCCTTTGGGATCCACGCAGCACTATTGCGCTGGCCGCAGCAACCGGTGCTGCCTTTTGCCGGGAGATATTTACGGGGACCTACGCAAGTGACATGGGATATTGGGCACCGGATGCAGGCAGTGCAATGAGATATCGCAAGCAGTTGGGACGCGATGATCTTTTCATGCTTTACAATGTAAGCGCAGAGTTTGCTGATAGTCTTGATCGGCGTCCCTTACCAGATAGAGCTCGCTCAGCTGTTTTTTCCTCCGTTCCTGATGCTGTTCTTGTCTCGGGCCAAATCACCGGTGAGGCTGCAAGGATGGAAGATCTCGAAGCCGTTAAGGTGGTGCTGCCAGATATACCAGTTTTGGCAAATACCGGTGTCAAACACGACACCGTGGCCGAGGTTATGCGAGTGGCGAATGGATGTATCGTTGGGTCGTCACTTAAAGTTGATGGCGATACCTGGAACGCGGTCGATCCGGACCGCGCTCGAGACTTTATGGACCGCGCAAAGGCTGCCCGATGA
- a CDS encoding SIS domain-containing protein, with product MQTVLAELRTVAEGIDPLQVETACQMIADAGRIMLYGCGREGLQIQGFAMRLHHLGKLVSMQGDMAAPPMMQGDLFIVSAGPGALATVSALIGQAKAGGASVLFLTAQAQSQTAKIVDHTILVTAQTMANDKKKDASTLPMGSLYEGALFVLFEAMILKLIVDLDQTPGSIRARHTNME from the coding sequence ATGCAGACAGTACTAGCAGAGCTTCGCACAGTTGCCGAGGGGATCGACCCTTTGCAAGTCGAAACTGCTTGTCAGATGATCGCCGACGCAGGACGCATCATGCTTTACGGTTGTGGGCGGGAGGGCCTACAAATTCAGGGGTTTGCCATGCGGCTCCATCATTTGGGCAAGCTAGTGTCTATGCAGGGTGATATGGCGGCCCCCCCGATGATGCAAGGCGACTTGTTCATTGTCTCGGCGGGCCCGGGGGCGCTGGCCACTGTCTCCGCCTTGATCGGTCAGGCAAAGGCAGGCGGAGCCTCGGTTTTGTTTCTTACCGCCCAAGCGCAGTCACAGACTGCAAAAATTGTCGATCACACAATCCTTGTGACTGCGCAAACCATGGCTAACGATAAGAAAAAAGATGCATCAACGTTGCCTATGGGGTCGCTTTACGAAGGGGCGCTATTTGTCTTGTTCGAGGCTATGATACTGAAGCTTATTGTGGACTTAGACCAAACGCCGGGAAGTATCCGGGCTCGGCATACAAACATGGAGTAA
- a CDS encoding FGGY-family carbohydrate kinase: MSYTLGIDIGTFETKGVLVDAAGVVIATARHRHEMIVPQPGWAEHRPLEDWWGDFVKVTKELIANAGCASEQIKAIACSAIGPCMLPVDANDAPLMNGVLYGVDTRAIAQVEALTARIGEDLILERCGNALTSQSVGPKILWLKEKRPDLYAKTAKILTSTSFLVQRLTGEYVIDHYTAANFSPIYDVGTQDWCFDLGPEIATPEMLPRLLWSSEIAGYVTKEAAEATGLAIGTPVTAGTIDAAAEALSVGVESPGDMMMMYGSTIFIITLTQDRVRDGRLWYAPWLFPGQHASMAGSATSGTLTHWFRDQFARDLPLDTAFTTLASEADKVPQGSEGLLFLPYFSGERTPIHDPQAKGAFFGLNLTHTRGTMYRALIEGIAFGTAHVVETYREAGVGLDRILAVGGGTKNLLWMQAISDTSQVDQFVCEKTVGASYGDAFLARVALGEAELADIGHWNPIATQITAAEDPAYEKNYALFRRLYEQTKDIAKELSS, from the coding sequence ATGAGCTACACTCTTGGAATCGACATCGGTACGTTTGAGACTAAAGGCGTTTTGGTTGATGCCGCAGGCGTTGTAATTGCAACAGCGCGCCACCGGCATGAGATGATTGTTCCGCAGCCTGGCTGGGCTGAACACAGGCCTCTAGAAGATTGGTGGGGCGATTTTGTTAAAGTCACGAAAGAACTGATTGCCAATGCTGGCTGCGCATCGGAACAGATCAAGGCAATTGCTTGCTCAGCCATTGGCCCTTGCATGTTGCCCGTGGACGCAAACGACGCCCCATTGATGAACGGGGTACTTTACGGCGTCGACACCCGCGCGATTGCTCAGGTTGAGGCTCTGACAGCACGCATCGGGGAAGATCTCATCCTGGAGCGTTGCGGCAATGCGCTGACCTCTCAGTCCGTTGGACCAAAAATCCTATGGCTAAAGGAAAAACGGCCGGACCTTTATGCCAAGACAGCTAAAATCCTCACTTCCACCAGCTTTCTGGTACAGCGCTTGACCGGTGAATACGTAATCGACCATTACACGGCGGCAAATTTTTCACCTATATACGACGTAGGTACGCAGGATTGGTGCTTTGATCTAGGGCCTGAGATCGCAACGCCAGAAATGCTACCACGTCTTTTGTGGTCGTCGGAAATCGCGGGGTACGTCACCAAAGAAGCCGCAGAGGCGACTGGGTTGGCTATAGGCACGCCCGTAACAGCAGGCACCATTGACGCCGCTGCAGAGGCCCTGAGTGTTGGTGTGGAATCACCCGGCGATATGATGATGATGTATGGTTCAACTATCTTTATCATTACCCTTACGCAGGATCGGGTTCGTGATGGTCGGCTTTGGTATGCGCCTTGGCTCTTTCCTGGGCAACATGCTTCGATGGCGGGGTCGGCAACCTCTGGAACGCTGACACACTGGTTTCGCGACCAGTTCGCTCGCGATTTGCCACTTGACACGGCCTTTACTACGCTCGCGTCAGAGGCAGACAAAGTTCCGCAAGGTTCTGAAGGGTTGCTGTTCCTGCCTTACTTCTCTGGCGAGCGCACACCTATCCATGATCCACAAGCCAAGGGCGCGTTCTTTGGATTAAACCTTACACACACAAGGGGAACTATGTACCGGGCTTTGATCGAGGGCATTGCGTTTGGGACCGCCCATGTAGTGGAAACTTATCGCGAAGCTGGAGTTGGGCTGGACCGTATTCTTGCTGTGGGCGGGGGCACAAAAAATCTACTTTGGATGCAGGCAATATCTGATACGTCGCAGGTTGATCAGTTTGTCTGCGAAAAAACTGTTGGTGCAAGTTATGGCGATGCGTTTTTAGCTCGGGTGGCCTTGGGCGAGGCAGAACTTGCGGACATCGGACACTGGAATCCGATTGCCACACAGATTACCGCAGCAGAAGACCCTGCCTACGAGAAAAACTATGCGTTGTTCCGCAGGCTCTATGAACAAACAAAGGATATTGCAAAGGAGCTTTCATCTTAA
- a CDS encoding M42 family metallopeptidase, with the protein MIADNLKALMQIPGLSGHEHRVAAAISKRMPITCETDTLGNLIATFPGSNPSVMLFTHMDQLGFIVRKIEDDGLIRIHRMGGVPERALASQSVVLSTADGRDIPGVIANKSHHATQMDEKYKVVRAADLYIDTGHSTKAAVEKAGISIGTPVTYVPNVVELAEGRIAGTSVDDRAGCAVLLDVANCLTRRDGGPTVHIVFSTQEEFNLRGALSAAQALKPDIAIQIDLMLASDTPDAVDLGEMYLGCGPGMSMYSFHGRGTLNGVLPHPALVSLFEHAAKDAGVGLQKSAQVGVLTDLSYVQHVGKGVAAIDLGFPMRYSHSSLEVCQLSDLEDLAALLVAGLARIGPDFLLKRWV; encoded by the coding sequence ATGATTGCGGATAATTTAAAGGCATTGATGCAGATTCCAGGCCTCTCTGGCCACGAGCACCGGGTTGCCGCCGCGATATCCAAAAGAATGCCAATCACCTGTGAAACAGACACACTAGGCAATCTGATAGCAACATTCCCCGGCAGCAATCCGTCTGTGATGTTGTTTACGCACATGGATCAGCTTGGTTTTATTGTCCGCAAGATTGAAGATGATGGATTGATCCGCATACACCGGATGGGAGGAGTGCCGGAACGCGCGCTTGCGTCCCAGTCAGTTGTTCTCAGTACAGCCGACGGGCGCGATATTCCTGGTGTAATCGCCAACAAAAGCCATCATGCAACGCAAATGGATGAGAAATACAAAGTTGTGCGTGCTGCTGACCTCTACATAGACACAGGCCACAGCACCAAGGCAGCGGTTGAGAAAGCGGGTATTTCAATTGGAACACCCGTTACTTATGTGCCCAATGTTGTCGAGCTCGCTGAGGGGCGGATAGCAGGCACTTCTGTGGATGATCGCGCCGGATGTGCCGTCCTTCTTGACGTAGCAAACTGTCTTACAAGGCGGGACGGTGGACCGACCGTTCATATCGTCTTTTCCACGCAAGAAGAGTTCAATCTTCGCGGTGCTTTGAGCGCCGCGCAGGCTTTAAAACCTGATATAGCCATCCAAATAGACCTGATGTTAGCAAGCGATACACCGGATGCGGTTGACTTGGGAGAGATGTATCTCGGCTGTGGTCCAGGCATGAGTATGTACAGTTTTCACGGACGCGGAACCTTGAATGGCGTACTGCCACATCCTGCGTTGGTATCACTGTTTGAACACGCGGCAAAGGACGCAGGCGTAGGATTGCAAAAATCTGCACAGGTTGGCGTTTTGACAGACCTTAGTTATGTTCAGCATGTCGGAAAAGGTGTTGCCGCCATCGATTTGGGATTTCCAATGCGTTATAGTCATTCTTCGCTGGAGGTCTGCCAGTTAAGTGATCTGGAAGACCTGGCCGCTTTGCTTGTTGCAGGGCTTGCGCGCATCGGTCCAGACTTTTTATTAAAGCGTTGGGTATGA